From Actinosynnema mirum DSM 43827, a single genomic window includes:
- a CDS encoding EF-hand domain-containing protein has product MASDLQKRKMSAVFGAMDANGDGKLEKADFDALTTRWLAVSRDADAGVLRSTMDQWWTVLREASDHNDDDEVTLDEVIAAAGDQMLMLDLVVSTAEAMFEAVDLDGSGSVTAQEYATMIHAWTGNDASTDEVFALLDLDGNGELSKSEFARHWVEFWAGDDPDAPANNVFGLI; this is encoded by the coding sequence ATGGCGAGTGATCTGCAGAAGCGGAAGATGTCCGCGGTCTTCGGCGCGATGGACGCCAACGGGGACGGCAAGCTGGAGAAGGCCGACTTCGACGCGCTGACCACGCGGTGGCTCGCGGTCAGCCGGGACGCCGACGCCGGGGTGCTGCGCTCGACCATGGACCAGTGGTGGACCGTGCTGCGCGAGGCGTCGGACCACAACGACGACGACGAGGTCACCCTGGACGAGGTGATCGCGGCGGCGGGCGACCAGATGCTGATGCTGGACCTGGTCGTGTCGACCGCCGAGGCGATGTTCGAGGCCGTGGACCTGGACGGCAGCGGGTCGGTCACCGCGCAGGAGTACGCGACGATGATCCACGCCTGGACCGGGAACGACGCGTCGACCGACGAGGTGTTCGCGCTGCTCGACCTCGACGGGAACGGGGAGCTGTCCAAGTCGGAGTTCGCCCGGCACTGGGTGGAGTTCTGGGCGGGCGACGACCCGGACGCGCCCGCGAACAACGTGTTCGGGCTGATCTGA
- a CDS encoding DNA-3-methyladenine glycosylase, which yields MPAPADPARRQLTEQELAVDPVDAAKLLLGAVLESTTDEGAVGVRIVEVEAYRGGDDPASHCYRGRTPRNDVMFGPAGHLYVYFVYGMHFCCNVVSLTDGVPGAVLIRAGEVVSGIELARARRPAARTDAELAKGPARLTGVLGLDRAHNGVDLTSADSTVRLYAGEPVGAVRTGPRVGVAVAVDVPWRFWVDSPAVSAYRKGGRTRVR from the coding sequence TTGCCCGCTCCCGCTGACCCCGCGCGCAGGCAGCTGACCGAGCAGGAGCTGGCGGTCGACCCGGTCGACGCCGCCAAGCTCCTGCTCGGCGCGGTCCTGGAGAGCACCACCGACGAGGGCGCCGTCGGCGTGCGGATCGTCGAGGTCGAGGCGTACCGGGGCGGCGACGACCCCGCGTCGCACTGCTACCGGGGGCGCACCCCGCGCAACGACGTCATGTTCGGCCCGGCCGGTCACCTGTACGTGTACTTCGTGTACGGGATGCACTTCTGCTGCAACGTCGTCTCGCTCACCGACGGCGTGCCGGGGGCGGTGCTGATCAGGGCGGGCGAGGTGGTGTCCGGGATCGAGCTGGCCCGCGCCCGCAGGCCCGCCGCCCGCACCGACGCCGAGCTGGCCAAGGGCCCCGCCCGGCTCACCGGCGTGCTCGGCCTCGACCGCGCCCACAACGGCGTCGACCTCACCTCGGCCGACTCCACCGTGCGGCTCTACGCGGGCGAGCCCGTCGGGGCTGTCCGCACCGGACCGCGCGTGGGCGTGGCCGTCGCGGTGGACGTCCCCTGGCGCTTCTGGGTCGACTCGCCCGCGGTCAGCGCCTACCGCAAGGGCGGGCGCACGCGGGTCCGCTGA
- the argH gene encoding argininosuccinate lyase, with product MALLSASTHFDWRLAPYDIRGSRAHAAVLHRAGLLSEDELTRMHAALDVLAADVESGAFVPTLADEDVHTALERGLIERAGAELGGKLRAGRSRNDQVATLFRMWLRDAARRVTTGVLDVVDALAGQADRHPGAVMPGRTHLQSAQPVLLAHHLLAHGQALLRDVDRLADWDRRTAVSPYGSGALAGSSLGLDPAMVAADLGFDGPVENSIDGTASRDFAAEIAFVLAMIGVNLSRIAEEVIIWTTAEFRFAVLDDAWSTGSSIMPQKKNPDVAELTRGKSGRLIGNLTGLLATLKAQPLAYNRDLQEDKEPLFDSVEQLELLLPALTGMIATLRFDTDRMAELAPAGFTLATDIAEWLVREGVPFRIAHEAAGECVRAAENRGVGLDELTDDEFAAISPHLTPEVRLVLTVEGSIASRDAHGGTAPVRVAEQLKRLRDKVSVARSR from the coding sequence ATGGCGCTGCTGTCGGCGTCCACGCACTTCGACTGGCGGCTGGCCCCGTACGACATCAGGGGCTCCCGCGCCCACGCCGCCGTGCTGCACCGCGCCGGGCTGCTCAGCGAGGACGAGCTGACCCGGATGCACGCCGCGCTCGACGTGCTGGCCGCCGACGTCGAGTCCGGGGCGTTCGTCCCGACCCTCGCCGACGAGGACGTCCACACCGCGCTCGAACGCGGCCTCATCGAGCGCGCGGGCGCCGAGCTGGGCGGCAAGCTGCGCGCGGGCCGCTCCCGCAACGACCAGGTCGCCACCCTGTTCCGGATGTGGCTGCGCGACGCCGCCCGCCGCGTCACCACCGGCGTCCTCGACGTCGTCGACGCCCTCGCCGGCCAGGCCGACCGGCACCCCGGCGCGGTCATGCCCGGCCGCACCCACCTGCAGTCCGCGCAGCCCGTGCTGCTCGCCCACCACCTGCTCGCGCACGGCCAGGCCCTGCTGCGCGACGTCGACCGCCTCGCCGACTGGGACCGCCGCACCGCCGTGTCCCCCTACGGCTCCGGCGCGCTCGCGGGCTCCTCGCTGGGCCTTGACCCGGCCATGGTCGCCGCCGACCTCGGCTTCGACGGCCCTGTCGAGAACTCCATCGACGGCACCGCCTCCCGCGACTTCGCCGCCGAGATCGCGTTCGTGCTCGCCATGATCGGCGTCAACCTCTCCCGCATCGCGGAGGAGGTCATCATCTGGACCACCGCCGAGTTCCGCTTCGCCGTGCTCGACGACGCCTGGTCCACCGGCAGCTCGATCATGCCGCAGAAGAAGAACCCCGACGTGGCCGAGCTGACCAGGGGCAAGTCCGGCAGGCTCATCGGCAACCTCACCGGCCTGCTCGCCACCCTCAAGGCCCAGCCGCTGGCCTACAACCGGGACCTGCAGGAGGACAAGGAGCCCTTGTTCGACTCGGTCGAGCAGCTGGAGCTGCTGCTCCCCGCCCTCACCGGCATGATCGCCACCCTGCGCTTCGACACCGACCGCATGGCCGAGCTGGCGCCCGCCGGGTTCACCCTGGCCACCGACATCGCCGAGTGGCTGGTCCGCGAGGGCGTGCCGTTCCGGATCGCCCACGAGGCGGCGGGGGAGTGCGTGCGCGCCGCCGAGAACCGGGGCGTCGGGCTGGACGAGCTGACCGACGACGAGTTCGCCGCCATCTCCCCCCACCTCACCCCCGAGGTGCGCTTGGTGCTGACCGTGGAGGGCTCCATCGCCTCGCGCGACGCCCACGGCGGCACCGCGCCGGTCCGGGTCGCCGAGCAGCTGAAGAGGCTGCGGGACAAGGTCTCCGTTGCCCGCTCCCGCTGA